In Plutella xylostella chromosome 3, ilPluXylo3.1, whole genome shotgun sequence, the following proteins share a genomic window:
- the LOC105380100 gene encoding protein gustavus isoform X4 has translation MLHSTMYKSGVRGVRGGAEEARRGGLKALPAKRARARCRGMNMGQKLSGGVKAVSRECTAPFKAVVARELAPEPPRPARLDALLDAPPAHPDLQVKHAWNPDDRSLNIFVKEEDALTFHRHPVAQSTDCIRGRAGYSRGLHCWEVVWPARQRGTHAVVGVATAHAPLHSVGYQSLVGATDQSWGWDLGRNKVYHNAKGTGGSGTTYPALLRPDEQFLVPDRLLVVLDMDEGTLAFCADGRYLGVAARGLRGKTLYPIVSAVWGHAEITMKYIGGLDPEPLPLMELCRRVIRQRVGRGRLRAAATRLALPPALAAYLLYRAP, from the exons ATGTTACACTCGACCAT GTACAAGAGCGGGGTGCGCGGCGTGAGAGGCGGCGCGGAggaggcgcggcgcggcggcctcAAGGCGCTGCCGGCGAAGCGCGCGCGAGCCCGCTGCCGGGGCATGAACATGGGCCAAAAGCTCTCCGGCGGTGTGAAGGCGGTGTCGCGCGAGTGCACCGCGCCGTTCAAGGCGGTGGTGGCGCGCGAGCTGGCCCCCGAGCCGCCGCGCCCGGCGCGCCTGGACGCGCTGCTggacgcgccgcccgcgcacCCCGACCTGCAGGTCAAGCACGCGTGGAACCCTGATGATAG ATCACTAAACATATTCGTCAAAGAAGAGGACGCTCTAACCTTCCACCGGCATCCGGTGGCTCAAAGCACGGACTGCATCCGCGGACGGGCGGGCTACTCGCGCGGCCTGCACTGCTGGGAGGTGGTGTGGCCGGCGCGCCAGCGGGGCACGCACGCCGTGGTGGGCGTGGCCACCGCGCACGCGCCGCTCCACTCGGTCGGCTACCAGAGCCTCGTCGGCGCCACGGACCAGAGCTGGGGCTGGGACCTTGGCAGAAATAAG GTGTACCACAACGCGAAAGGCACCGGCGGCAGCGGCACCACCTACCCTGCGCTCCTCAGACCCGACGAACAGTTCCTCGTGCCGGACCGCCTGCTGGTGGTGTTGGACATGGACGAGGGCACGCTGGCGTTCTGCGCCGACGGCCGCTACCTGGgcgtggcggcgcgcgggctcCGGGGCAAGACGCTGTACCCCATCGTGTCGGCCGTGTGGGGACACGCGGAGATCACCATGAAGTATATTGGCGGGCTCGATC CCGAACCCCTGCCCCTAATGGAACTCTGCCGGCGCGTGATACGGCAGCGCGTGGGGCGGGGCCGcctgcgcgccgccgccacccgCCTGGCGCTGCCGCCCGCCCTGGCCGCCTATCTGCTGTACCGCGCGCCCTAG
- the LOC105380100 gene encoding protein gustavus isoform X1: MGEERGGAYLRARRDAHLRRRPAAAAAGQVAQCARSLAAFGSVRASTHARCSTPWCLRSEVVIAVHRPDNMSCERRTKAVRCLDLRYKSGVRGVRGGAEEARRGGLKALPAKRARARCRGMNMGQKLSGGVKAVSRECTAPFKAVVARELAPEPPRPARLDALLDAPPAHPDLQVKHAWNPDDRSLNIFVKEEDALTFHRHPVAQSTDCIRGRAGYSRGLHCWEVVWPARQRGTHAVVGVATAHAPLHSVGYQSLVGATDQSWGWDLGRNKVYHNAKGTGGSGTTYPALLRPDEQFLVPDRLLVVLDMDEGTLAFCADGRYLGVAARGLRGKTLYPIVSAVWGHAEITMKYIGGLDPEPLPLMELCRRVIRQRVGRGRLRAAATRLALPPALAAYLLYRAP, encoded by the exons ATGGGGGAGGAGAGAGGTGGCGCGTacctgcgcgcgcgccgcgatGCGCACCTCCGCCGCcgacccgccgccgccgccgccggccagGTAGCTCAGTGCGCGCGCTCTCTCGCCGCCTTCGGTAGTGTCCGCGCCAGCACGCACGCGCGCTGCTCCACACCATGGTGTCTGCGGAGTGAAGTTGTGATTGCAGTGCATCGACCAGACAACATGTCCTGCGAAAGGAGAACCAAAGCCGTCCGCTGCCTGGATCTGCG GTACAAGAGCGGGGTGCGCGGCGTGAGAGGCGGCGCGGAggaggcgcggcgcggcggcctcAAGGCGCTGCCGGCGAAGCGCGCGCGAGCCCGCTGCCGGGGCATGAACATGGGCCAAAAGCTCTCCGGCGGTGTGAAGGCGGTGTCGCGCGAGTGCACCGCGCCGTTCAAGGCGGTGGTGGCGCGCGAGCTGGCCCCCGAGCCGCCGCGCCCGGCGCGCCTGGACGCGCTGCTggacgcgccgcccgcgcacCCCGACCTGCAGGTCAAGCACGCGTGGAACCCTGATGATAG ATCACTAAACATATTCGTCAAAGAAGAGGACGCTCTAACCTTCCACCGGCATCCGGTGGCTCAAAGCACGGACTGCATCCGCGGACGGGCGGGCTACTCGCGCGGCCTGCACTGCTGGGAGGTGGTGTGGCCGGCGCGCCAGCGGGGCACGCACGCCGTGGTGGGCGTGGCCACCGCGCACGCGCCGCTCCACTCGGTCGGCTACCAGAGCCTCGTCGGCGCCACGGACCAGAGCTGGGGCTGGGACCTTGGCAGAAATAAG GTGTACCACAACGCGAAAGGCACCGGCGGCAGCGGCACCACCTACCCTGCGCTCCTCAGACCCGACGAACAGTTCCTCGTGCCGGACCGCCTGCTGGTGGTGTTGGACATGGACGAGGGCACGCTGGCGTTCTGCGCCGACGGCCGCTACCTGGgcgtggcggcgcgcgggctcCGGGGCAAGACGCTGTACCCCATCGTGTCGGCCGTGTGGGGACACGCGGAGATCACCATGAAGTATATTGGCGGGCTCGATC CCGAACCCCTGCCCCTAATGGAACTCTGCCGGCGCGTGATACGGCAGCGCGTGGGGCGGGGCCGcctgcgcgccgccgccacccgCCTGGCGCTGCCGCCCGCCCTGGCCGCCTATCTGCTGTACCGCGCGCCCTAG
- the LOC105380100 gene encoding protein gustavus isoform X3: protein MPAALDLTRYKSGVRGVRGGAEEARRGGLKALPAKRARARCRGMNMGQKLSGGVKAVSRECTAPFKAVVARELAPEPPRPARLDALLDAPPAHPDLQVKHAWNPDDRSLNIFVKEEDALTFHRHPVAQSTDCIRGRAGYSRGLHCWEVVWPARQRGTHAVVGVATAHAPLHSVGYQSLVGATDQSWGWDLGRNKVYHNAKGTGGSGTTYPALLRPDEQFLVPDRLLVVLDMDEGTLAFCADGRYLGVAARGLRGKTLYPIVSAVWGHAEITMKYIGGLDPEPLPLMELCRRVIRQRVGRGRLRAAATRLALPPALAAYLLYRAP from the exons GTACAAGAGCGGGGTGCGCGGCGTGAGAGGCGGCGCGGAggaggcgcggcgcggcggcctcAAGGCGCTGCCGGCGAAGCGCGCGCGAGCCCGCTGCCGGGGCATGAACATGGGCCAAAAGCTCTCCGGCGGTGTGAAGGCGGTGTCGCGCGAGTGCACCGCGCCGTTCAAGGCGGTGGTGGCGCGCGAGCTGGCCCCCGAGCCGCCGCGCCCGGCGCGCCTGGACGCGCTGCTggacgcgccgcccgcgcacCCCGACCTGCAGGTCAAGCACGCGTGGAACCCTGATGATAG ATCACTAAACATATTCGTCAAAGAAGAGGACGCTCTAACCTTCCACCGGCATCCGGTGGCTCAAAGCACGGACTGCATCCGCGGACGGGCGGGCTACTCGCGCGGCCTGCACTGCTGGGAGGTGGTGTGGCCGGCGCGCCAGCGGGGCACGCACGCCGTGGTGGGCGTGGCCACCGCGCACGCGCCGCTCCACTCGGTCGGCTACCAGAGCCTCGTCGGCGCCACGGACCAGAGCTGGGGCTGGGACCTTGGCAGAAATAAG GTGTACCACAACGCGAAAGGCACCGGCGGCAGCGGCACCACCTACCCTGCGCTCCTCAGACCCGACGAACAGTTCCTCGTGCCGGACCGCCTGCTGGTGGTGTTGGACATGGACGAGGGCACGCTGGCGTTCTGCGCCGACGGCCGCTACCTGGgcgtggcggcgcgcgggctcCGGGGCAAGACGCTGTACCCCATCGTGTCGGCCGTGTGGGGACACGCGGAGATCACCATGAAGTATATTGGCGGGCTCGATC CCGAACCCCTGCCCCTAATGGAACTCTGCCGGCGCGTGATACGGCAGCGCGTGGGGCGGGGCCGcctgcgcgccgccgccacccgCCTGGCGCTGCCGCCCGCCCTGGCCGCCTATCTGCTGTACCGCGCGCCCTAG
- the LOC105380100 gene encoding protein gustavus isoform X5 yields MNMGQKLSGGVKAVSRECTAPFKAVVARELAPEPPRPARLDALLDAPPAHPDLQVKHAWNPDDRSLNIFVKEEDALTFHRHPVAQSTDCIRGRAGYSRGLHCWEVVWPARQRGTHAVVGVATAHAPLHSVGYQSLVGATDQSWGWDLGRNKVYHNAKGTGGSGTTYPALLRPDEQFLVPDRLLVVLDMDEGTLAFCADGRYLGVAARGLRGKTLYPIVSAVWGHAEITMKYIGGLDPEPLPLMELCRRVIRQRVGRGRLRAAATRLALPPALAAYLLYRAP; encoded by the exons ATGAACATGGGCCAAAAGCTCTCCGGCGGTGTGAAGGCGGTGTCGCGCGAGTGCACCGCGCCGTTCAAGGCGGTGGTGGCGCGCGAGCTGGCCCCCGAGCCGCCGCGCCCGGCGCGCCTGGACGCGCTGCTggacgcgccgcccgcgcacCCCGACCTGCAGGTCAAGCACGCGTGGAACCCTGATGATAG ATCACTAAACATATTCGTCAAAGAAGAGGACGCTCTAACCTTCCACCGGCATCCGGTGGCTCAAAGCACGGACTGCATCCGCGGACGGGCGGGCTACTCGCGCGGCCTGCACTGCTGGGAGGTGGTGTGGCCGGCGCGCCAGCGGGGCACGCACGCCGTGGTGGGCGTGGCCACCGCGCACGCGCCGCTCCACTCGGTCGGCTACCAGAGCCTCGTCGGCGCCACGGACCAGAGCTGGGGCTGGGACCTTGGCAGAAATAAG GTGTACCACAACGCGAAAGGCACCGGCGGCAGCGGCACCACCTACCCTGCGCTCCTCAGACCCGACGAACAGTTCCTCGTGCCGGACCGCCTGCTGGTGGTGTTGGACATGGACGAGGGCACGCTGGCGTTCTGCGCCGACGGCCGCTACCTGGgcgtggcggcgcgcgggctcCGGGGCAAGACGCTGTACCCCATCGTGTCGGCCGTGTGGGGACACGCGGAGATCACCATGAAGTATATTGGCGGGCTCGATC CCGAACCCCTGCCCCTAATGGAACTCTGCCGGCGCGTGATACGGCAGCGCGTGGGGCGGGGCCGcctgcgcgccgccgccacccgCCTGGCGCTGCCGCCCGCCCTGGCCGCCTATCTGCTGTACCGCGCGCCCTAG